ATCCAGTATATGATTCTGGTGGTCAGATAAGGCATATAATGTGTCATTTTCAGCATTCAGCTCCagacagaaataaatttaagaagcAACACTTTATTTCTATTTGTATCAGTGACAGTCGAAAAGATGAGCAATGAGCATGTCTGCAGACCACCAAGCATGTGTCGGTCAATCATTTCATTTCTATTCTCACAGTTTAAATTACTCCGTAATTTTCagagtttttttaaatgaacttattttttaattttagttattAATACATTAACACTAGTAACGCATTAAATCTTCCCAATGCATTAAACAAAGACTAATAACGATAACGATAACGATAATAGATAACGACGCACATGGAATTATTCCTTAAAATTCAATTGTTAGTTATATTTCAAGTCTAAAACATTTATAACTGTGCATATTACATAGATCATGCTCATTTTTGATTGGCTTATAAATACCGTTATATTTGAAGACTAGCACttacattaaaatacatgaggtataaaaatggaaaattaatttattttcatgatGTTGCAAACACATGTTACTAGTAGCTTCTATGTAAAGTCTTTTCATTTTCTTGTAGAGGATTAAATAAGTACTTGTACCTTTCTTgctaaaagattaaaaaaccGTGCAGTTTTTAGGAAAGTTTTTTTTCGAAAACGGTTCCTGTTTGTTACAGTAAGTACATTGCTTTTCAGAGTTTCAACAAATGAAAAAGAAATACCTATCAACATGTCTACACTTAAAACCTATTTACTACTCACCTGTTATAACATCAATAATCTGTATTTCCTTTGATTTAACACCACCTACAAGGGCATACTTAGAGTCATAACAACAGACACTAAAAGGTGTAGTCACACTCACTGACCACTCAACAGCACCTGTATTGATGTTAAACCTGGAGACTGTAGAAGTCTCAGGCTCAGATATGATTACCGAGCTCCCATCAGCAGCACACATGAATGCAAATTGCTTGCTTGGTAGCGTACATGAAAAATGCCTAAGTATCTGCCCAGACTGAGAGAATACAGTAAGTCTGTTGTGTGGCAAGTCCGCTACCACAAGCTCACCTGATACTACAGCCAATATATTGAAAGACCACCTATAACAGGAAACCCTCCAATGAGCTAGCTTATTACCACTCATATCATACACACAGACTTCATGTTCAAAAACATCATTCTCGTCAGCTTCACCATCAAAATCACTACTAGCTAAAAGAGCATAGACTTCGTCCTTACACACGGCAATAGATAATGCTAGTGTAGAACAGGTGATAAAAGACTCATCTATATTAAATGATCTGTCTATTCTAGCTATGTTATTGTTCCACATCCCAGCATATAGGTATCCATCCTGAAAGTGGAGACTGCTTATAATTGCAGGCAGCTCTATAGTCTTTTTAAGAGTGATCTCTTTAGGAGGTGGCATCATGAGATATTCGGGAGCAATTATGACATCATTAGCAGGTGCTAGCTCAAGCTCTATCTCTCGCTTTGGTTCTGAATAAGTTGATGGTAATCACGTTTAATTGATTTATATGCTCATCAAGCAATTACTGAAATTCTCTGactaaaaagtgttttttttgcataaaatatagtttgaaatacagatttaaaaattaaaaaaattgcctTATAATAACAGTCAAAGAAGGTTAGttgaatattttttcaaaaacgttACACAAACTTAAGCTTACCAACTGAagtaacaatagcaataacGAAGTTTTTTAGATTTAcaacataaatttattaaataaccacataataattaaaaagttgaaaaacccAAATGATTGTcatttgttgcatttttttggaCAACAAGGAAATAAgaaaatattatgataaaatgattacaaaataaattattcatcaatTCTAAAGTTTGAGCTTTTTTGATTACCTATTGATAAATCAATTTACAATACAGAAATATACTACAGCTTCAGACAATGTAATGAATTTTTGCGATTTGTTGATTGCTTCTGCTGAATAGCTTGCTACTACATTTTGATTGTCAAATTAATTGGTAGATCTCCTAAAAGAAAATATAAGTAGCCTGTGTCTAGACAGTTTTTTTACTCACATGGGCTTCAATtagaatatataaatttaaatggtATTAAATGGGATATTTTGAACATTATTCATAGCGTATATGTAGTGGTTTACTTATATATGCTTTATAAAGCGAATAGGtatatttttaatcattttggCTTTAAGTGTATAGACAGATCTGTACTCATAAAATATCTACATAGCATTTAGGCAGCGCTTCGCCGACATGTACTTTAAACCAGATATAGACAGTAATTCACTCATATTGGCTTTGATAGCCAAAAAGGCAAAGCTCTATTCATATGAGCTTTATATAGAAAACGGTCAGTGCTTTACACATATTGGCTTAAATGAACATATAGGCAACGTTTTACAATTGCTTTAAACAGCGTAAAGGCTTTTTTTGTTCATATGAGCATTGACAAATGTATAGGAAGCGAAATACTCGTAGATTCTTCAAATAGTGTAGAGAACATACGTATGAGCTAATGTGGACTTTACATAGTAAATAGGATGTGTTTTACTCACATAAGCTTTAGCACATAGGGAGTGTATTATCCATACAGGCGTTTAAAAGCGTATAAGCAGGTCTTTCAACATATAAAACTTTTGCTTCATATTTTTTGAGACAATGCATGTACATGATTAAAAAGTATGGCTTTTCTACTAAAACTTTGATCAGACTCAAAAATTATGGCCAttatatgtaaattatgtgTTTACTCTGTTcctcaaaactttgaatatgatttTATGACAGATGAAATAGTTTGAGAAGGCCAAAGTGTACATCAGTATTACCTTTTGCAACTAGAGAAACTGAGCCTTTTGCTTCTAGCTTTGGAAGATCTTCTGAGGCAGCTTCTTCCTTTGCTGTCATGtgtttgttgaaatattttagcatcTCCACCTTTAATAGAAAAGTGAATATAAAAATTCTAAAATGTAAGTGCCGTGATAATTACATGGCGTTTGCTCCATATACATGATTACAAAGCTATTTTTACACAAGCTAACATATGCTTATTGTGCTTGTTTAAATATATTGTACTTATTGTTATCTGgtaaattctttatttgcttCTGTCAAACAGCCAGTAACTTTAGCcgataaaaaagttaaatattttatataaagtaCACTATTTATGAAATGTtgataatgttttgctaaaaaaactattcctCTGCCAATTATACATAATAACTATTAACAGCTAAAAACCAAATCAAGAAATGCATTATTAGGTGCTTGACTAGAGTAATTTTGCGTTGAGAAAAGTTAATAAAGATTTTAATGGTATAGTCGGAACTCACTTCACAATATTTGGTTGGCACTAAACAAAATTATAGGAGTTTGTCAAAATGACTATTTTAATGTTATGTAGATTATTTTCAATGTGATCAGCTATTGGAAAAAGTTTGAAGGATCtattacaaatttttaaaatatatattttgttggaaaaaacttttaaacaaaattattgcCCCTTAATGCCAAAGTTTTCAGAAAAGTAGCTTTGTTATAGTATGTAATGAATAGcccattttatgtttttataaacTCACAAAAAGAGGGTTTCATAAAATTGATATAAACTTGGTGAATTAATATAAAGTTTGAGTTTTTTAATTCCAGTTTGTTAGATATTTTGAAGTTTTCAACCTGTCGAGCTTGTTTTATTGTTGATTCTATTGCTTCTCTTTCATCTCTTATCTGGTTCCATCTTGCAATCACCTCATCTTCTAGAAAGTCTGTCAGTTCTTCCTTTTGTGTTCCTCTGTGCTCCAGCCATACAATCTCAAGCTGGTCATATTTTTCTTTAATCACTTGAAGCTAAGAAAAAAGTTAATTAGTGTTGTTTAGCGCAATTtaatattgtagtgatgaaGTACTTCTCCTGACAAATTAACagctatttatttataattgttaaaaacaataaacaaacatGATCAGTTTTGGTTTTTCTTAGTCTTTGCAATCCTTCATTAGTCTTTTCATCATGCAGTGCAACAGCCTTTGAGGTCTCCTTAAACAGATGCTCGAACTGTTCTTCTTTCACTGCCATCTCTCTGGTCATGTCTTCTTTCTGTAGCTGATCTGTCAGTTCTTGTAAGGACATGAGCTTGTGAGCATTTCCTTCAAGCAAACaacttgtaataaaaaatttttttaaacatttaaagcCAAAAATTCGAGTTaccattataaaaattatagatTATAAAAATGGAACAGCAATGACAATTTGGTGCGCCTGACTACCAAactaattttgaatttttagaACTGCCATTAAGAAAACATCATCATCATTGATTTTTCGACAAAATATATCTTGTGTTCTTTTTTGATCATCTATTTATTTCTTCTGTTTAAACTGGATTGTTTATTGTTACATGTTTGTTAATTAATCTTTTTCTGTTAGTGCAAGGTTGCTAACCTTCTTGGCATGATGACAGTTCTGATACACATTTGATACAGTAAGGCTCGAAACAGGTTCTACAACCAAGAGAAAGTACTTGGTCTGTATGTCTTTCACATTTGTCTTCTTCTTGTGATTCTGTCTGagtttcagattcagaaagaggAACAATGATATGGTTTAGAGTAACTCCTTCATGCGCctgcaaaaacagaaaaatactgtgataatagttaatataaatatttaaatataatttttgagcATCTCAAAAGGTGGTTTGTCAATAATGAGTTTGGATGCTGCTAGCAATAACACCATAAGTTAATTGATGGTCATGACATAAGCATACGTTATGACAAAGATTGAAGTtgtatgtttttttcaaaaagtgtGACAAATACCTGCAGATCTCtaccaaaaaattattttccttCATTCAGATAAAAACACACAATGCGAGTGTATATTTTTGGCAAATGAAATAATACTAAGAAGTTGGTGGAAATATACAAAAGTGAATATAAGTCATTGAGATTGCTGCTGAACTATTAATGCACCTTACCaaagattataataaatttcaaaaatgcattgagTTGTGAAGAATATTGTTGGCTGAAACTTTatgataaatatttgttttccaTTTTCagcattattatataactttagAAACTTTAAAGAACTGCAACATGATTACACAAAAAAACCTGATTAGGCTGTCGATACTTTAATTGCAGTTGTATTCAGAAGCACGTGCAAGCTTGCGTAAGATATGTTGTTAATCGATGATGCATTTAAAAACCATGCTACCAACATATATTAAACTTTCAAAAAGTTAAAATCAACTCATTTTATTGGTAATCACCTGTTTGTGTTTCTGGCAGTAATAATTTTCACAACTTCTGCAGTAGAATATGGCAAGTCTCCTTCTATGTTGT
Above is a genomic segment from Watersipora subatra chromosome 6, tzWatSuba1.1, whole genome shotgun sequence containing:
- the LOC137397978 gene encoding uncharacterized protein — encoded protein: MAEASIECGFCCRKIMDMDNPIRLPCDHVHCHECINGFYDDKKILRCPQEDCRKVVGEPIDNLKPYGNDDKICDICLCKQHRRRLAIFYCRSCENYYCQKHKQAHEGVTLNHIIVPLSESETQTESQEEDKCERHTDQVLSLGCRTCFEPYCIKCVSELSSCQEGNAHKLMSLQELTDQLQKEDMTREMAVKEEQFEHLFKETSKAVALHDEKTNEGLQRLRKTKTDHLQVIKEKYDQLEIVWLEHRGTQKEELTDFLEDEVIARWNQIRDEREAIESTIKQARQVEMLKYFNKHMTAKEEAASEDLPKLEAKGSVSLVAKEPKREIELELAPANDVIIAPEYLMMPPPKEITLKKTIELPAIISSLHFQDGYLYAGMWNNNIARIDRSFNIDESFITCSTLALSIAVCKDEVYALLASSDFDGEADENDVFEHEVCVYDMSGNKLAHWRVSCYRWSFNILAVVSGELVVADLPHNRLTVFSQSGQILRHFSCTLPSKQFAFMCAADGSSVIISEPETSTVSRFNINTGAVEWSVSVTTPFSVCCYDSKYALVGGVKSKEIQIIDVITAPAVGKQAVGRLQAGCKLTGSRQAGRT